One segment of Cyanobacterium sp. T60_A2020_053 DNA contains the following:
- a CDS encoding DNA-directed RNA polymerase subunit alpha, translating into MAVFKIDCLESKTQKNQGQYGKFALEPLERGQGITVGNALRRVLLSNLEGAAVTAVRIAGVNHEFAVIEGVREDVMEIMLNMKELVFKSYTDTTQIGRLVATGPDTITASQFTLPSEIEVVEPNHYICTLGKGAKLEMEFKVERGTGYRAIDKSMDESSSLDFLQIDSIFMPVAKVNFTVEEIRYEGELSDRLILEIWTNGSLKPEEALSQASEILINLFTPLQDVDNIKGKVEPTVEEEDPTSQIPIEELNLSVRAYNCLKRAQINTVADLLDFTQDDLLEIKNFGQKSAEEVIEALQDRLGITLAEGKSKEGAGDLIDSQEPVATP; encoded by the coding sequence GTGGCTGTGTTTAAAATAGACTGTTTAGAAAGTAAAACTCAAAAAAATCAAGGTCAGTATGGTAAGTTTGCTCTCGAACCGTTAGAGCGGGGACAGGGGATTACCGTCGGGAATGCTTTGAGACGGGTTCTTTTGTCTAACTTGGAAGGGGCAGCAGTAACCGCCGTGAGAATTGCGGGGGTTAATCATGAGTTTGCCGTGATTGAAGGGGTTAGGGAAGATGTCATGGAAATTATGCTAAACATGAAAGAACTCGTGTTTAAAAGCTATACTGACACTACTCAAATCGGTCGTTTAGTGGCGACAGGACCCGATACTATAACGGCTTCTCAATTTACTTTACCTTCAGAAATAGAAGTGGTTGAGCCGAACCATTATATTTGTACTTTGGGTAAGGGCGCTAAGTTAGAAATGGAGTTTAAAGTAGAGCGTGGCACTGGTTATCGTGCTATTGACAAGAGCATGGATGAGAGTTCTTCCCTTGATTTTCTACAGATTGACTCTATTTTTATGCCTGTTGCTAAGGTTAATTTTACGGTGGAAGAAATTCGTTATGAAGGTGAATTATCTGACCGTTTAATTTTGGAAATATGGACGAATGGTAGTTTAAAGCCAGAAGAGGCTTTATCCCAAGCGTCTGAGATTCTCATTAATTTATTCACTCCTCTACAGGATGTGGATAATATTAAAGGAAAAGTTGAACCAACAGTGGAAGAGGAAGACCCCACCAGCCAAATTCCTATTGAGGAATTGAACCTGTCTGTTCGTGCCTATAATTGTCTGAAACGTGCGCAGATCAACACTGTAGCAGATTTATTAGACTTTACTCAAGATGACCTTTTAGAAATTAAGAATTTCGGTCAGAAGTCGGCGGAAGAGGTAATCGAGGCATTACAAGATCGTCTGGGTATTACTTTAGCTGAAGGTAAGAGTAAGGAGGGCGCTGGTGATTTGATTGATAGTCAAGAGCCTGTGGCTACTCCTTAG
- the rpsI gene encoding 30S ribosomal protein S9, which produces MSDQVVYLGTGRRKASVARVRLVPGTGAVTVNKREGTEYFQQIQGYIQALKAPLETLGLENEYDMVIRTHGGGLTGQSDAVKLGVARALCQLDPENRQPLKAEGYLTRDPRAKERKKYGLHKARKAPQFSKR; this is translated from the coding sequence ATGTCTGATCAAGTAGTATATTTAGGCACTGGTCGCCGTAAGGCTTCTGTAGCGCGCGTGCGCCTCGTACCCGGTACTGGTGCGGTTACAGTTAATAAGAGAGAAGGAACTGAATATTTCCAACAAATTCAGGGCTATATTCAAGCCCTCAAAGCGCCCCTCGAAACCCTCGGTTTAGAAAATGAATATGACATGGTAATCAGAACCCATGGCGGTGGCTTAACTGGTCAATCTGATGCCGTTAAATTGGGTGTGGCGCGCGCTTTGTGTCAATTAGACCCGGAAAATCGTCAACCCTTAAAAGCTGAAGGTTATTTAACCCGTGATCCCCGTGCTAAAGAGCGTAAGAAATACGGTTTACATAAAGCTCGTAAAGCTCCTCAGTTCTCGAAACGTTAA
- the truA gene encoding tRNA pseudouridine(38-40) synthase TruA: MTDPANSKKQRIVLVIQYIGTNFCGWQRQVNQRTVQEEIEQAIAVKLGYHVTLHGAGRTDSGVHGSAQVAHFDACSRIPPDKWAKVLNSVLPDDVLIRASAPVTDDWHACFTALARRYRYTIYTGSIPNLFLQPFTWHYYHQPLNEKIMAEALNPLLGKHDFSAFRRAGSPRPHSFLEMQEISCERTGDLIHIEIQASGFLYGMVRLLVGLLVEVGNGTRSPQEFQEIWRDQRRDLVKYSAPAKGLCFLRVIYPHFPIPESVWYNSQPIFTFS, from the coding sequence ATGACTGATCCTGCTAACTCCAAAAAACAACGAATTGTACTGGTGATTCAGTACATTGGAACTAACTTTTGTGGTTGGCAACGACAAGTAAACCAGCGTACGGTACAAGAAGAGATTGAACAGGCTATTGCGGTTAAGCTCGGTTATCATGTTACTTTACATGGTGCAGGGCGAACTGATAGCGGAGTACATGGCTCGGCACAAGTGGCTCATTTTGATGCTTGTTCGAGGATTCCTCCAGACAAGTGGGCAAAAGTTTTGAATAGCGTCTTGCCTGATGATGTGTTGATTCGAGCCTCAGCGCCCGTCACCGATGATTGGCACGCCTGTTTTACTGCTCTAGCCCGTCGTTATCGTTATACTATATACACGGGAAGTATTCCCAATTTATTTCTCCAACCCTTTACATGGCATTATTATCATCAACCTTTAAATGAAAAAATCATGGCAGAGGCATTAAATCCCCTGCTAGGAAAGCATGATTTTAGTGCCTTTCGCCGCGCCGGTTCACCCCGTCCCCATTCTTTTTTGGAGATGCAAGAAATTTCCTGTGAGCGCACGGGAGATTTAATCCACATTGAAATTCAAGCTAGTGGTTTTTTATACGGGATGGTGCGCCTCTTGGTGGGGTTACTGGTGGAAGTGGGCAACGGGACACGCAGTCCCCAAGAATTTCAGGAGATTTGGCGCGATCAAAGGCGTGATCTAGTGAAATATTCAGCTCCTGCCAAGGGATTATGTTTTTTACGGGTGATTTATCCCCATTTCCCTATCCCTGAATCGGTTTGGTATAACAGTCAACCTATTTTTACTTTTAGTTAA
- the rplM gene encoding 50S ribosomal protein L13 — MNKTTVPKIDEIQQKWFVVDAENQRLGRLATEIANVLRGKNKPNFTPHLDTGDFIIVVNAEKVVVTGNKGSQKLYRRHSGRPGGMKTETFDKLQQRIPERIIETAVKGMLPKNSLGRSLFTKLKVYKGATHPHGAQQPEVLHIQTIPTGGK; from the coding sequence ATGAACAAAACAACTGTACCAAAAATAGACGAAATACAACAAAAATGGTTTGTTGTTGACGCTGAAAATCAACGTCTTGGACGCTTGGCAACGGAAATTGCTAACGTTTTAAGAGGCAAAAATAAGCCTAATTTTACTCCTCACCTTGACACTGGTGATTTTATCATTGTTGTCAATGCAGAAAAAGTAGTAGTAACAGGAAATAAAGGCAGTCAAAAATTATATCGTCGTCACTCAGGTCGTCCGGGTGGAATGAAAACTGAAACTTTCGACAAATTACAGCAACGTATTCCTGAAAGAATTATCGAAACTGCGGTAAAAGGAATGTTGCCCAAAAATAGTCTTGGTCGTAGCTTGTTTACCAAGTTAAAAGTTTATAAGGGCGCTACTCATCCCCATGGAGCGCAACAACCTGAAGTGTTACATATTCAAACTATCCCCACGGGAGGTAAATAA
- the rplQ gene encoding 50S ribosomal protein L17, translated as MRHRCKVPLLGLPADQRKALLRSLTTELLKNGEIVTTKARAKAVRTTADKIITLAKDGSVAARRRALGYVYDKDLVNDTFAKAPERYGNRNGGYTRVVRTKSRRGDNAEMAIIQLV; from the coding sequence ATGAGACATCGTTGTAAAGTCCCTTTGTTGGGATTACCGGCGGATCAGCGCAAGGCGTTGTTACGCTCCCTTACTACAGAACTATTAAAAAATGGTGAAATTGTCACCACCAAGGCAAGAGCTAAGGCAGTACGCACTACGGCTGATAAAATCATTACTTTGGCAAAAGATGGCTCGGTTGCCGCACGGAGACGGGCGCTGGGTTATGTTTACGATAAAGATTTGGTTAATGATACTTTTGCAAAAGCGCCCGAACGCTATGGCAATCGCAATGGTGGTTATACCAGAGTAGTTCGCACTAAAAGCCGTCGTGGTGATAATGCAGAAATGGCTATTATTCAGTTAGTCTAA
- the rpsM gene encoding 30S ribosomal protein S13: MARISGIDLPRDKRVEIGLTYLYGIGLVTSQKILAATGVNPDTRVKDLTDEEIAKLRAQIEENYRIEGDLRRLETMNIKRLGDIGTYRGRRHRQGLPVRGQRTRTNARTRRGRKLTIAGKKKAPKK, translated from the coding sequence ATGGCACGGATTTCAGGTATCGATTTACCTCGTGATAAGCGAGTGGAAATAGGTTTAACCTATCTATACGGTATTGGTTTAGTGACTTCTCAGAAAATTTTAGCAGCTACGGGAGTTAATCCCGATACTAGAGTTAAAGATTTGACCGATGAGGAAATCGCTAAATTAAGGGCGCAAATCGAAGAAAATTATCGAATTGAAGGAGATTTACGCCGTCTCGAGACAATGAATATTAAGCGTCTGGGCGATATTGGTACTTATCGTGGTCGTCGTCACCGTCAGGGTTTACCCGTGCGAGGACAAAGAACCAGAACCAATGCTAGAACTCGTCGAGGACGTAAACTTACCATTGCTGGTAAGAAAAAAGCACCTAAGAAATAA
- the rpsK gene encoding 30S ribosomal protein S11, with the protein MAKPTKRGGPKKQKKNIPSGTAYIKSTFNNTIVTITDTTGNVISWATAGSSGFKGAKKGTPFAAQTAADIAAHVAMDNGMKQVEVMVSGPGAGRETAIRALQGAGLEITLIRDITPIPHNGCRPPKRRRV; encoded by the coding sequence ATGGCAAAACCTACCAAACGGGGAGGACCAAAGAAGCAGAAAAAAAATATTCCTAGTGGTACTGCTTATATCAAATCTACATTCAATAATACCATCGTCACCATTACTGATACCACTGGTAATGTGATTTCTTGGGCAACAGCTGGCTCTAGTGGTTTTAAGGGAGCGAAAAAGGGTACTCCTTTTGCGGCTCAAACTGCTGCTGACATTGCGGCGCACGTCGCCATGGATAATGGCATGAAGCAAGTAGAGGTCATGGTTAGTGGTCCGGGCGCTGGTCGTGAAACCGCCATTAGAGCTTTACAAGGTGCAGGATTAGAAATCACTCTCATTCGAGATATTACCCCGATTCCCCATAATGGTTGTCGTCCTCCCAAGAGAAGAAGAGTATAA